One Streptomyces sp. L2 genomic window carries:
- a CDS encoding Tn3 family transposase: MLWHTEYMGLAVGELRSAGRDVDAEVLAHISPAHSSAVNYYGSITVDYDRELAQLDDQGHRPLRTVNVDEPGAGL; this comes from the coding sequence GTGCTCTGGCACACCGAGTACATGGGCCTGGCCGTCGGCGAACTGCGCAGTGCCGGCCGCGACGTGGACGCCGAGGTCCTCGCACACATCTCCCCGGCCCACAGCTCGGCGGTCAACTACTACGGCTCCATCACCGTCGACTACGACCGCGAACTCGCCCAGCTCGACGACCAGGGCCACCGGCCGCTTCGGACCGTGAACGTGGACGAGCCCGGAGCCGGGCTGTAG
- a CDS encoding VOC family protein, giving the protein MTDASNPTEGATSRARGLASSLIGIDHIAVAVKDFEAAIRVWSDEFGFELIQRTHISGESSGMYKAVLRAGALTLVLVQGDSSDSHISRYVEEHGPGVMHVAVQVQDQEQVLDSFRAHGTKPLTGIVHAPGLDQAFLPREPHSGIQLELVSRTGLNGFDNASSLQLHEAMEGRTTS; this is encoded by the coding sequence GTGACAGATGCATCGAACCCAACAGAAGGCGCGACCAGTAGGGCGAGGGGACTGGCCAGTTCGTTGATCGGAATCGACCACATTGCCGTCGCCGTGAAGGATTTCGAAGCGGCGATCAGGGTGTGGAGTGACGAATTCGGCTTCGAACTGATCCAACGGACTCACATATCCGGCGAGAGCAGCGGCATGTACAAGGCGGTGCTGCGGGCCGGCGCGTTGACGCTCGTCCTGGTACAGGGCGACTCGTCCGACTCTCATATCTCCCGGTACGTTGAGGAACACGGCCCTGGGGTCATGCACGTCGCTGTACAGGTCCAAGACCAAGAGCAGGTACTCGACTCCTTCCGTGCTCACGGCACCAAGCCGCTGACCGGAATCGTCCACGCACCGGGGCTTGACCAAGCCTTCCTTCCCCGCGAACCGCACAGTGGAATCCAGCTGGAACTGGTCAGCCGCACCGGACTGAACGGCTTCGACAACGCCAGCAGCCTTCAGCTGCACGAAGCGATGGAAGGACGCACCACATCCTGA
- a CDS encoding PLAT/LH2 domain-containing protein, translated as MPYYSVEMIVGDVDEAGTDDPVEVSLHFKDGTTSGWTTLKSHPDDPYVDFRRNSSHAYGIRVDMDRGAPTAIEIRKKGSDGLCLAGITVTAPDDSKYLWTGGANFERDWIDTPKEHKPGAYTSHGDHVTFGLSPEAGYHLSKEEQAQGRKALAEAAAQDRASTKEWYEKQGLVWEKLSPAQQVMQVRQWKKQDLEKRQREEDQKSADLGQLRARLKEEWAKGEGVEWNKLTEKQQFDQEAKWGEQFSDWCKSRGVKWTTLSTEEERAARIEWHKQRLAEIAKKAEQDSSGGKKDEAAEEGGEQGEDGGEQGEDGGEQGEDGGEQGEDGGEQGEDGGEQGEDGGEQGEDGGEQGEATEDTEEQGEATEDTEEQGEATEDTEEQGEGTEESEDTEEQGEATEDTEEQGEGTEESEDTEEQGEATEDTEEQGEGTEESEDTEEQGEDGEDGEDGEDGEDGEDQDEATEEG; from the coding sequence ATGCCGTACTACAGCGTGGAAATGATCGTCGGTGATGTCGACGAGGCCGGTACCGACGACCCCGTCGAAGTCAGCCTGCACTTCAAGGACGGCACGACTTCTGGCTGGACAACCCTGAAGAGCCACCCTGACGATCCCTACGTGGATTTCCGCCGAAATTCCAGCCATGCATACGGCATTCGTGTCGACATGGATCGTGGTGCTCCTACCGCGATCGAGATCAGGAAGAAAGGTTCGGACGGTCTCTGTCTCGCTGGCATCACCGTCACTGCACCCGACGACTCCAAGTATCTGTGGACCGGTGGCGCGAATTTTGAGCGGGATTGGATCGACACTCCGAAGGAGCATAAGCCCGGCGCCTACACCAGTCATGGCGACCACGTCACCTTTGGCCTCTCCCCGGAAGCGGGGTACCACCTGAGCAAGGAGGAGCAGGCGCAGGGGAGGAAGGCCCTCGCTGAGGCTGCCGCGCAGGATAGAGCCTCGACCAAGGAATGGTACGAAAAGCAGGGTCTGGTCTGGGAGAAACTTTCCCCGGCCCAACAGGTGATGCAGGTGAGGCAATGGAAAAAGCAGGACCTCGAAAAAAGGCAAAGAGAGGAGGATCAGAAGAGTGCTGATCTGGGGCAGTTGCGCGCGAGACTCAAGGAAGAGTGGGCCAAGGGAGAAGGAGTGGAATGGAATAAATTGACAGAAAAGCAGCAGTTCGACCAAGAGGCTAAGTGGGGTGAGCAGTTCTCCGACTGGTGCAAAAGTCGCGGGGTGAAATGGACAACATTGTCCACGGAGGAGGAGCGGGCTGCACGGATCGAGTGGCATAAACAACGGCTGGCCGAGATCGCGAAGAAGGCGGAGCAGGACTCCTCCGGTGGGAAGAAAGACGAGGCCGCCGAAGAGGGCGGGGAGCAGGGCGAGGACGGCGGGGAGCAGGGCGAGGACGGCGGGGAGCAGGGCGAGGACGGCGGGGAGCAGGGCGAGGACGGCGGGGAGCAGGGCGAGGACGGCGGGGAGCAGGGCGAGGACGGCGGGGAGCAGGGCGAGGACGGCGGGGAGCAGGGCGAGGCCACCGAGGACACCGAGGAGCAGGGCGAGGCCACCGAGGACACCGAGGAGCAGGGCGAGGCCACCGAGGACACCGAGGAGCAGGGCGAGGGGACCGAAGAGAGCGAGGACACCGAGGAGCAGGGCGAGGCCACCGAGGACACCGAGGAGCAGGGCGAGGGGACCGAAGAGAGCGAGGACACCGAGGAGCAGGGCGAGGCCACCGAGGACACCGAGGAGCAGGGCGAGGGGACCGAAGAGAGCGAGGACACCGAGGAGCAGGGCGAGGACGGCGAGGACGGCGAGGACGGCGAGGACGGCGAGGACGGCGAGGACCAGGATGAGGCCACCGAAGAGGGGTGA
- a CDS encoding HNH endonuclease, producing the protein MPEPLPAPETEQLALLGEPLPVKVPAQLWRSWLDDPLIVARFEAKRYRRSEHPCWPWLGAVSSTGHGSFRAASLPGPSRRGTVPAHLFAFQLANGVIPRLGWSGAEDPVLCHRCDSHGCTNPAHLRLGTTAENRAEWASRHRNPTGPLADLRGAAGRTRAIAAAIRAGLAAGEDPGAIEDRIRAAEAAGLPLTLW; encoded by the coding sequence ATGCCCGAGCCCCTTCCCGCACCCGAGACCGAACAACTCGCGCTGCTCGGCGAGCCGCTGCCGGTCAAAGTCCCCGCTCAGCTATGGCGTTCCTGGCTCGACGATCCACTCATCGTCGCCAGGTTCGAGGCGAAACGGTACCGGCGTTCCGAACACCCGTGCTGGCCGTGGCTGGGGGCTGTGTCATCGACGGGCCACGGCTCCTTTCGCGCCGCGAGCCTGCCCGGCCCCTCCCGCCGCGGCACCGTCCCTGCCCACCTGTTCGCCTTCCAACTGGCCAACGGAGTGATACCCCGACTCGGCTGGTCCGGCGCCGAAGACCCGGTCCTCTGCCACCGCTGCGACTCCCACGGCTGCACCAACCCCGCCCACCTGCGACTCGGCACCACCGCCGAAAACCGGGCCGAATGGGCCAGCCGACACCGTAACCCCACCGGGCCACTCGCGGACCTCCGCGGGGCAGCAGGACGCACCCGGGCCATCGCCGCAGCCATTAGAGCCGGGCTCGCCGCCGGAGAAGACCCCGGCGCCATCGAGGACCGGATTCGAGCAGCAGAAGCCGCAGGACTCCCCCTCACCCTGTGGTGA